The DNA window CCTGTATTCGCTGGTGGTGAAAATGGGCGTGCCGGTGGTCGGGGTCGGTATTGGGTTCGGCGTGGTGTTCGCGCTGGCGATTGCCGCACTGTGGTTTTCGCAGCGGCGCGCGGCCTAGACCGCGCACCGGGGATTACAGGCTAAGGCGCGGGGATGGTAAAGCGGCTGTGGATTTCTTCCAGTGCCTGCAATACCTCTTCACCTAACGTCAGGTTGAAGCTGTCGATGTTGGTTTTCAACTGTTCCAGCGTGGTGGCGCCCAGCAGAGTGCTGGCGACAAACGGCTGCTGGCGCACGAACGCCAACGCCATCTGCGCGGGATCCAGCCCGTGCTTTTTCGCCAACGCCACGTATTCAGCGATCGCCTGCTCGCTGTGCGGCGAGGAGTAGCGGGTAAAACGGCTGAACAGCGTATTGCGCGCGCCGGCCGGCTTGGCGCCGTTCAGATATTTGCCGGTCAGGGTGCCGAAGGCCAGGCAGGAATAGGCCAACAGTTCCACCCCTTCATGCTGGCTGATTTCCGCCAGGCCGACTTCAAAGCTGCGGTTCAGCAGGCTGTAGGGGTTCTGGATGGTCACAATGCGCGGCAGTTCGTGTTTTTCCGCCAGGTGCAGGTAGCGCATCACGCCGTAGGGCGTTTCGTTGGAAACGCCGATATAGCGGATTTTGCCGGCGCGCACCTGTTCGTTCAGCGCTTCCAGCGTTTCCAGCAGCGTGACCGCCGCTTTTTCATCGCTATAGCGGTAGTTCAGCTTGCCGAAAAAGTTGGTGGCGCGCTGCGGCCAGTGCAACTGGTACAGATCCAGGTAATCGGTGTTCAGGCGTTGCAGGCTGGCGTCCAGCGCCGCACGGATGTTTTTTCGATCCAGCGCCTGGTTGGGGCGAATGCCGTTGTCGTTGCCGCGCACCGGCCCGACCACTTTGCTCGCCAACACGATCTTTTCGCGGTTGCCGCGCGCTTTGATCCAACTGCCGATGTACTGTTCGGTCAGGCCCTGTGTTTCCGGGCGCGGGGGAACCGGGTACATTTCCGCAGTATCAATCAGGTTGATACCCGCAGCTAAGGCATAATCCAGCTGCGCATGGGCATCGGCTTCGCTATTTTGTTCGCCAAAGGTCATCGTGCCCAGTCCCAGCACACTCACTTCTAAAGAACTGTGGGGAATTCGGTGATATTGCATTAACGGCCTTCCTTAATAGAGCGCTTAACAGGAGCCTGGTGAAAGATGCGACGCAGGGCGCCTTTTCCGACTATAACCAAGCCGCGAACGGGGGGGAAGAGGATTAAAGCGGGGCAGAGCAGAAAGCTATCACGCCGTGAGGGCGCGATAGCGCAATGAAGCAGGCGGTGCACTGCCTGGGCTTAACTTAGCGTTCGATGATTTGTGAAACCTGATCGCTGTTAATCTGGCGGTTATTGCCTTGTTCGTCCGTATAACTGATTAAGCCGGTGTCGCTATCCATCTGTGGCTTGCCCTGGGTGAGGATCATGTTCCCCTCTTTGGTCGCCATCACATAATTGCTGGAACACCCCGCCAGCACGGCGATCGTCAGCAGCGCTGATGCCGCCATTACCCATTTCTTCATTGCGCGAATCCTCATCTGTGTCAAAGAGTCGCTGTTAAGATTAACAAATTTCGGCCGGCGAAAGTTTCGGATAAGTCTTTATCTGGGGCTGGTGCCGTCCTGGCCCCACACAAGGGCCAGGCGCACGGCTTAATCCGCCGTATGGCTTTTCCTGTTGCGCACCAGGTTCAAGGCTTCGACCGACATTGAGAAGAACATCGCAAAGTAGATATAGCCTTTGGGCACGTGGATCTGGAAGCTTTCCAGCATCAGGGTAAAGCCCACCAGGATCAGGAAAGAGAGCGCCAGCATTTTTACCGAAGGATGGCGGCTGACGAATTCGCCAATCGGCCGGGCGGCGAACATCATCACGCCCACGGCAATCACCACGGCGGCCATCATAATGAACAGATGATCGGATAGCCCGACCGCGGTAATCACCGAGTCAAGGCTGAAGATAATATCCAGCAGCATGATCTGAATGATGGCGCCCCAAAAGCTGTGCACTTTGGTGTGGTGTTCTTCTTCCGTGCCTTCGATGGTTTCGTGGATCTCTTTGCTGGCTTTCCAAATCAGGAACAACCCGCCGAAGAGCAGAATCAGATCGCGCGTGGAAATATCAAAGCCAGCGACGCTGAACAACGGGTGTGTCAGGCGGACAACCCAGGCAATGGAAGCCAGCAGCGCCAGGCGCATCAGCATCGCCGCCGCCAGCCCCATGCGGCGCGCTTTGTTTTGCTGTGCCTTCGGCAGCTTTGCTACCACCAGTGAAAGAAAAATAATGTTATCGATACCCAAAACGATCTCAAGGATGGTCAGCGTACCTAATGCCAACCAGGCATTGGGATCCATAATCCATTCAAACATTGCCCAGAACACCTCAAAAAATGCAAAGTAGCGATTATACGCGTTTCTGAAAGCCGTGACACCGCGTTGCCTGCAATGGCGTGCGGCTAACAGCCTTTAAACCGTGAAATGCCGGGCCAGCAGGGCCGCGGTGAAACGCTTTTTCAGATAGAAACCGCGTGGCAAGGTCAGAATGGGTTGGCCCTGTTCGCCGATCGCTTCGGTCAGGGCTTTACTGTTGGCCGCCTTGGGCCGCAGTTGCAGTACTTCGCCATGGCGCGCGGTGATACGTTCAACGTGGCCGAGCACGATCAGATCCATCAGCTCTTCCCAATCGCGGCGCAGCATCTCTTCTTCTTGCGCATTGGGGCTCCAGAGCAGTGGCGAGCCGACCCGGCGCTGCGCCAGTGGAATTTGGCGTTCGCCTTCAACCGGGATCCACAGCACCCGGGCCAGCTTGTGGCGCACGTGGCTGCTTTCCCAGGTTACCCCACTGTTGCCGGTCAGCGGCGCAACGCAGACAAAGGTGGTTTCCAGCGGATTGCCGGCGGCGTCGACCGGAATGGTCTTCAACTCAATGCCCAGCTCCGGGAAATCTTGTTCCGGTTTGCTGCCGGCCATTGCGCCCAGGTAAAGCTCCAGCAGCATGCCCACCCAGCCTTTATCCCGCTTCAGGTTGTTGGGGATGGCGATTTGCGCCTGCGCGGCCAGCTCGCCAAAGCTAAAGCCGGCCAGTGCTTGGGCGCGCTCAAACAGCTGGCGTTCGTTTTCCGGCGGGGCGGGCAGTGGGGATAAAAAAACCATAAATCAAAGCCTGTTAATGCTGGTCAAAAAACACACTGACTTTACGCACCGCAAATAATGGCTGGGTACGATAAGGGAAAAGTGTAATAGTAGCATGATTTTCCATGGTTTTTTTCTGTGCTGGCGCTGGATGGCCGAAACTGACCTGCGCTTGTGCACCTGAAGCCACCGACAATGAACAGGATCTTACACCTATTTATCCACAGATTTATGGGATAACCCAAAATTTTCCCGATCACTGGTTCGATTTACAGCCTTGACGTGGCGGGCTAATTGCGAAATTGCCCGTTTTGTGCGTAACTCCAGCGGATAATCTGTGGATAAAAAAGGCGTTGGTGGATCTTTCGCCAGCCTAAGATCCTAAGCGTGCATAGATCACATTTTTCCCCTGTTCATAACTGAAGTAATCGATTTACCTGTTTGTTTTTAAAGTAAATCTATAAATTTTTTTTTGGCGGTGATTTTGTACTGTCTGGAGTTTTACCCGTTTATTCATTGAGTTCTACACACACCTATCCACAGAAAAAGTGAATAAAAGCGCCCTGCGAGGCCAGCGTGTGTTTATAACTTTGCCATTATCTGTGAGTTATCCAAATGTTATCCGGCGCGCACGGCTGCAAAGCAGTGGTTTACCGCCTGTGGCATGTGTGAAACAATCAGGTCATCTTTACGAATTTATGCTTATCGAGGTAGTCCGGTGATCGATGATGATGGCTACCGCCCGAATGTTGGTATCGTAATCTGTAATCGTCAGGGGCAGGTCCTATGGGCCCGCCGTTACGGTCAACACTCTTGGCAGTTCCCCCAGGGCGGCATAAACCCTGGCGAAACGCCTGAGCAAGCGATGTACCGTGAGCTGTTCGAAGAAGTGGGCTTGAGCAGAAAGGATGTGCGTATCCTGGCCTCAACCCGTAACTGGTTGCGCTATAAATTGCCAAAACGTTTGGTGCGTTGGGACACAAAGCCGGTATGTATCGGCCAAAAGCAAAAATGGTTTCTGCTGCAGCTTATGTGCAACGAAGCGGATATCAACATGCAGCGCAGCGGCACGCCCGAGTTTGATGGCTGGCGCTGGGTGAGCTTCTGGTATCCGGTGCGGCAGGTTGTGTCGTTCAAGCGTGATGTCTATCGCCGGGTGATGAAGGAATTCTCCGTGACCGTCATGCCGATGCAGGAGCCAGCGCCGCAACGGCAGGCTCCCGCCTACCGTAGAAAGAGAGGTTGAGTTAAGCAGACTATGCTGACGCGCTTGCGAGAAATTGTTGAAAAGGTGGCTGGTGCGGCCAGTTTGGCAGAGTCGTTGGATATTCTGGTCAACGAAACCTGTCAGGCGATGGATACGGAAGTGTGCTCTATCTATCTGGCTGACAATGATCGCCGCTGTTATTACCTGATGGCGACGCGCGGGTTGAAAAAACCGCGCGGGCGCGCCGTGGCGCTGGCATTTGATGAAGGCGTGGTTGGGCTGGTGGGGCGCCGTGCGGAGCCCATCAACCTGGCGGATGCGCAGAGCCATCCCAGCTTCAAGTATGTGCCGCAGGTAAAGGAAGATCGTTTTCGATCCTTCCTCGGGGTGCCGATCATCCACCGCCGCCAACTGCTTGGCGTGTTAGTGGTGCAGCAGCGTGAGCTGCGCCAGTTCGATGAAAGTGAAGAATCCTTTATGGTCACCCTGGCCACACAAATGGCCGGGATCCTCTCGCAGTCGCAACTCAATGCCATTTTCGGTCAGTATCGCCAAACGCGTGTGCGTGCGCTGGCCGCCGCGCCGGGCGTGGCGGTGGCGGAAGGCTGGCAGGACAGCAGCCAGCCCACGCTTGAGCAGGTGTACAAGGCCTCTACGCTCGATACCGCCAGAGAGCGTGAGCGCCTGACGCACGCGCTGGAAGAGGCCGGTGCGGAGTTCCGCCGTTTCAGCAAGCGCTTTAGCGCCGGCGCGCAAAAAGAAAGCGCGGCGATTTTTGATCTTTATTCCCACCTGTTGAACGACTCCCGCCTGAAGCGCGAACTGTTTGCCGAAATTGACGCCGGCTCGGTGGCCGAATGGGCGGTGAAACAGGTGATCGAAGCCTTTGCCGAACAGTTCGCCAAGCTGAAGGATACCTACATGCGCGAGCGCGCCAGCGATCTGCGCGCGCTCGGCCAACGCCTGCTGTTCTACCTTGACGACACCACCCACGGCGCCACCCAGTGGCCGCAACGCTTTATTTTGGTGGCCGAAGAACTGAGTGCCACCCTGCTGGCGGAAGTGCCGCAGGATCGGCTGGCCGGCGTGGTGGTGCGCGATGGCGCCGCCAATTCGCACGCGGCGATCCTGGTGCGCGCCATGGGCGTGCCGACGGTGATGGGCGCGGATATTCAGCCCGCGCTGCTTAGCCAGCGCCTGCTGATCGTCGACGGTTACCGCGGCGAGTTGCTGGTGGATCCGGAGCCGGTACTGGTGCAGGAATACCAGCGGCTGATTACCGAAGAACAAGAGCTCAGCAAGCTGGCGGAAGGGGACGTTGAGCAGCCGGCACAGTTGCAAAGCGGCGAACGGGTGCAGATATTGCTCAACGCCGGCCTGAGCCCGGAGCATGAACAACTGCTTGGCGGCCGGGTCGACGGCGTGGGGCTGTACCGCACCG is part of the Gibbsiella quercinecans genome and encodes:
- the mutH gene encoding DNA mismatch repair endonuclease MutH; translated protein: MVFLSPLPAPPENERQLFERAQALAGFSFGELAAQAQIAIPNNLKRDKGWVGMLLELYLGAMAGSKPEQDFPELGIELKTIPVDAAGNPLETTFVCVAPLTGNSGVTWESSHVRHKLARVLWIPVEGERQIPLAQRRVGSPLLWSPNAQEEEMLRRDWEELMDLIVLGHVERITARHGEVLQLRPKAANSKALTEAIGEQGQPILTLPRGFYLKKRFTAALLARHFTV
- a CDS encoding YgdI/YgdR family lipoprotein; the encoded protein is MKKWVMAASALLTIAVLAGCSSNYVMATKEGNMILTQGKPQMDSDTGLISYTDEQGNNRQINSDQVSQIIER
- the ptsP gene encoding phosphoenolpyruvate--protein phosphotransferase, translating into MLTRLREIVEKVAGAASLAESLDILVNETCQAMDTEVCSIYLADNDRRCYYLMATRGLKKPRGRAVALAFDEGVVGLVGRRAEPINLADAQSHPSFKYVPQVKEDRFRSFLGVPIIHRRQLLGVLVVQQRELRQFDESEESFMVTLATQMAGILSQSQLNAIFGQYRQTRVRALAAAPGVAVAEGWQDSSQPTLEQVYKASTLDTARERERLTHALEEAGAEFRRFSKRFSAGAQKESAAIFDLYSHLLNDSRLKRELFAEIDAGSVAEWAVKQVIEAFAEQFAKLKDTYMRERASDLRALGQRLLFYLDDTTHGATQWPQRFILVAEELSATLLAEVPQDRLAGVVVRDGAANSHAAILVRAMGVPTVMGADIQPALLSQRLLIVDGYRGELLVDPEPVLVQEYQRLITEEQELSKLAEGDVEQPAQLQSGERVQILLNAGLSPEHEQLLGGRVDGVGLYRTEIPFMLQSGFPSEEEQVAQYQGMLQLYPSKPVTLRTLDVGADKQLPYMPISEENPCLGWRGIRITLDQPEIFLIQVRAMLRANAGTGNLSILLPMVSSLDEIDEAKRLIDRAGHEVEEMLGYAIPKPQIGVMLEVPSMIFLIPHLAGRVDFISVGTNDLTQYLLAVDRNNTRVAALYDGLHPSMLRVLQLIVSQGEAAGLRVALCGELAGDPMGALLLVGMGFRNLSMNGRSVARIKYLLRHIALPDAQALAQRVLNAQMTSEVRHLVAAFMERRGMGGLIRGGR
- a CDS encoding NADP(H)-dependent aldo-keto reductase, which gives rise to MQYHRIPHSSLEVSVLGLGTMTFGEQNSEADAHAQLDYALAAGINLIDTAEMYPVPPRPETQGLTEQYIGSWIKARGNREKIVLASKVVGPVRGNDNGIRPNQALDRKNIRAALDASLQRLNTDYLDLYQLHWPQRATNFFGKLNYRYSDEKAAVTLLETLEALNEQVRAGKIRYIGVSNETPYGVMRYLHLAEKHELPRIVTIQNPYSLLNRSFEVGLAEISQHEGVELLAYSCLAFGTLTGKYLNGAKPAGARNTLFSRFTRYSSPHSEQAIAEYVALAKKHGLDPAQMALAFVRQQPFVASTLLGATTLEQLKTNIDSFNLTLGEEVLQALEEIHSRFTIPAP
- a CDS encoding TerC family protein, whose product is MFEWIMDPNAWLALGTLTILEIVLGIDNIIFLSLVVAKLPKAQQNKARRMGLAAAMLMRLALLASIAWVVRLTHPLFSVAGFDISTRDLILLFGGLFLIWKASKEIHETIEGTEEEHHTKVHSFWGAIIQIMLLDIIFSLDSVITAVGLSDHLFIMMAAVVIAVGVMMFAARPIGEFVSRHPSVKMLALSFLILVGFTLMLESFQIHVPKGYIYFAMFFSMSVEALNLVRNRKSHTAD
- the rppH gene encoding RNA pyrophosphohydrolase, producing MIDDDGYRPNVGIVICNRQGQVLWARRYGQHSWQFPQGGINPGETPEQAMYRELFEEVGLSRKDVRILASTRNWLRYKLPKRLVRWDTKPVCIGQKQKWFLLQLMCNEADINMQRSGTPEFDGWRWVSFWYPVRQVVSFKRDVYRRVMKEFSVTVMPMQEPAPQRQAPAYRRKRG